The proteins below are encoded in one region of Telopea speciosissima isolate NSW1024214 ecotype Mountain lineage chromosome 10, Tspe_v1, whole genome shotgun sequence:
- the LOC122642750 gene encoding probable glycerol-3-phosphate dehydrogenase [NAD(+)] 1, cytosolic produces MVGSVYSVASNLYSNGSVQNSNGVEERLDELRRILGKTEGDLLKIVGVGAGAWGSVFAAMLQDNYGHLREKVQIRIWRRPGRSVDRATAEHLFEVINSREVVLRRLIRRCAYLKYVEARLGDRTLYADEILRDGFCLNMIGTPLCPLKVVTNLQEAVWDADIVINGLPSTETYEVFEEISRYWKERITVPIIISLSKGIEAALESVPHIVTPTQMICRATEVPMENILYLGGPNIASEIYNKEYANARICGSEKWRKPLAKFLRQPHFIVWDNSDLVTHEVMGGLKNVYAIGAGMVAALTNESATSKSVYFAHCTSEMIFITHLLAEEPEKLAGPLLADTYVTLLKGRNAWYGQMLAKGDLSLDMGDSITGKGMIQGVSAVGAFYQLLSQSSLSVLHPEENKPVAPVELSPILKTLYKILITRELPSQAILQALRDETMNDPRDRIEIAQSHCFYRPSLLGQP; encoded by the exons ATGGTTGGAAGTGTTTATTCAGTAGCGAGCAACTTATATTCAAATGGGTCTGTTCAGAACTCTAATGGTGTGGAAGAGAGGCTTGATGAGCTCCGTCGCATCTTGGGCAAAACTGAAGGTGACCTACTGAAGATTGTCGGGGTTGGAGCGGGTGCTTGGGGTAGTGTGTTTGCAGCCATGCTGCAAGACAACTATGGTCATCTTCGAGAGAAGGTTCAAATCAGGATATGGAGAAGGCCTGGAAGGTCAGTTGATAGAGCCACTGCAGAACATCTCTTTGAAGTCATCAATTCAAGGGAGGTTGTACTGAGGCGTCTGATCAGGCGTTGTGCATACTTGAAATATGTTGAAGCAAGATTAGGTGATCGAACACTGTATGCAGATGAGATTTTGAGAGATGGGTTCTGCTTGAACATGATTGGAACACCTCTCTGTCCTTTGAAAGTTGTCACTAACTTACAGGAGGCTGTGTGGGATGCTGATATTGTGATAAATGGGTTGCCATCAACTGAAACGTATGAGGTGTTTGAAGAGATCAGTAGGTATTGGAAGGAGAGAATCACTGTCCCCATCATCATTTCTCTGTCCAAGGGTATAGAGGCTGCATTGGAGTCTGTCCCGCACATAGTAACTCCAACGCAGATGATTTGTCGGGCAA CTGAAGTGCCTATGGAGAATATACTTTACCTTGGAGGACCAAATATTGCCTCAGAGATCTACAACAAGGAGTATGCTAATGCTCGAATATGTGGATCTGAAAAGTGGAGGAAACCTCTGGCTAAGTTTTTGAGGCAACCTCATTTCATTGTGTGGGATAACAGTGACCTTGTCACTCATGAAGTTATGGGTGGCTTAAAGAATGTCTACGCTATTGGAGCTG GGATGGTTGCTGCTCTAACCAATGAGAGTGCTACCAGCAAATCAGTATATTTTGCACACTGTACATCAGAGATGATATTCATTACTCATTTGCTGGCCGAAGAACCTGAGAAGCTTGCAGGGCCTTTGCTTGCTGATACTTATGTAACCCTGTTGAAAGGTCGTAATGCATGGTATGGCCAAATGTTAGCCAAGGGAGATTTAAGCCTAGATATGGGTGATAGCATCACAGGCAAGGGAATGATTCAG GGAGTATCTGCTGTGGGAGCATTTTACCAACTGCTAAGCCAGTCCAGCTTAAGTGTCTTACATCCTGAAGAGAACAAGCCTGTTGCCCCAGTTGAACTTAGCCCCATCTTGAAGACCCTTTACAAAATACTAATAACAAG GGAGCTCCCATCACAGGCCATCCTTCAAGCATTGAGAGATGAAACCATGAATGATCCCCGTGATCGTATTGAGATAGCACAAAGCCATTGTTTTTATAGACCTTCGCTCCTTGGGCAACCTTGA